The proteins below come from a single Marinifilum sp. JC120 genomic window:
- a CDS encoding pilus assembly protein PilS has translation MNLLEIVGVLLIAALVLGGTALRIKSGRENEKVTTAQQNLSTLKLEVN, from the coding sequence ATGAACTTACTCGAAATCGTTGGTGTTTTGCTCATCGCCGCTCTGGTCCTCGGAGGCACAGCACTCAGAATCAAATCCGGAAGAGAAAACGAGAAGGTAACTACCGCTCAGCAGAATCTTTCCACCCTTAAACTTGAAGTGAATA